A region of Granulicella sibirica DNA encodes the following proteins:
- a CDS encoding c-type cytochrome, producing MMRKYLVPALLTTALMFSSHAVHGQAKKEAAPPAGDAKVGEDLFQQKCFQCHSVAEGEVRFGPSLYHVTKGPKPRKTPAGIHEILTNGKGKMPSFKEILTEKDMDDLIAYVKSL from the coding sequence ATGATGCGCAAGTACCTCGTGCCGGCCCTGCTCACCACTGCCCTGATGTTTTCCTCCCACGCTGTGCATGGCCAGGCCAAGAAGGAAGCCGCGCCACCGGCGGGTGACGCCAAGGTTGGAGAAGATCTGTTCCAGCAGAAGTGCTTTCAATGCCACTCGGTGGCCGAGGGCGAGGTGCGGTTTGGTCCGAGCCTGTATCACGTGACCAAGGGGCCGAAGCCGCGGAAGACGCCTGCCGGGATTCACGAGATCCTGACGAATGGCAAGGGCAAGATGCCGTCGTTCAAAGAGATCCTGACCGAGAAGGACATGGACGATCTGATTGCTTATGTGAAAAGCCTGTAA
- a CDS encoding APC family permease has translation MRGAVTLNMLDMIGVGPFITLPLILAAMGGPQAMLGWICGAVLALCDGMVWAELGAAIPAAGGTYRFLRVIYPGRVGRWLSFLFLFQLMVSAPLSVASGSIGLAQYAAYLFPQLGGHTAVHGFHFGAYAGSVVVGPGSLIAMLSVVVAVALLYRGLDAIGRMSSAMGVVVLGTIAWILVTGLLKGHIGQAFAFPAGAFRLDHGFFLGLGSAMLVATYDFWGYYNVTFLGGEVKDPERTIPRAILISIVAVGLIYLGMQMAVLAVLPWQPLLGAQGVEARRAVVSAFMEAAYGPSVGPLLGKIAAILVMVTAFASIFSLLLGYSRIPFAAARDGNFFHVFGRLHPSRGFPYVSLLALGGMALVFCWFSLGDVVAALVVLRICLQFLLQHVGVVMLRKRRPELRRPFRMWAYPLPALVGVVGFCYILFERARFERELVLAGVVACLGTAAYWVRGRVLAR, from the coding sequence CTGCGTGGGGCCGTCACGCTGAACATGCTGGACATGATCGGCGTGGGGCCGTTTATTACGCTGCCGCTGATCCTGGCGGCGATGGGTGGGCCGCAGGCGATGCTGGGGTGGATCTGCGGGGCGGTGCTGGCGCTGTGCGACGGCATGGTTTGGGCGGAGCTTGGGGCCGCGATTCCGGCGGCGGGGGGGACGTACCGGTTTCTGCGGGTGATTTATCCGGGCCGGGTGGGGCGGTGGCTGTCGTTCCTGTTTCTTTTTCAGTTGATGGTTTCGGCTCCACTTTCGGTGGCCTCTGGGTCGATCGGGCTGGCGCAGTACGCGGCTTACCTGTTTCCGCAGCTGGGCGGGCATACGGCGGTGCATGGGTTTCACTTTGGGGCGTATGCGGGGTCGGTGGTGGTTGGGCCGGGGTCGCTGATTGCGATGCTCTCGGTCGTGGTGGCGGTGGCGCTGCTGTATCGAGGGCTGGACGCGATCGGGCGAATGTCGTCGGCCATGGGCGTGGTGGTGCTTGGGACAATTGCGTGGATTCTTGTTACCGGGCTGCTCAAGGGACACATCGGGCAGGCGTTCGCGTTTCCGGCGGGGGCGTTCCGGCTGGATCACGGGTTCTTCCTGGGCCTTGGGTCGGCGATGCTGGTGGCGACGTATGACTTCTGGGGGTACTACAACGTCACGTTCCTTGGGGGCGAGGTCAAGGATCCGGAGAGGACGATTCCCCGGGCGATTTTGATCTCGATTGTGGCGGTTGGGCTGATCTACCTGGGGATGCAGATGGCGGTGCTCGCTGTGTTGCCGTGGCAGCCTCTGCTGGGGGCGCAGGGCGTGGAGGCGCGGCGGGCGGTGGTGTCGGCGTTTATGGAGGCGGCGTATGGGCCTTCGGTAGGGCCTCTGCTGGGGAAGATTGCGGCCATTTTGGTCATGGTGACGGCGTTCGCCTCCATATTTTCGCTGCTACTTGGGTATTCGAGGATCCCGTTCGCGGCGGCTCGGGATGGGAACTTCTTTCATGTGTTCGGGCGGCTGCATCCTTCGCGGGGGTTTCCGTATGTGTCGCTGCTGGCGCTTGGGGGGATGGCGCTGGTGTTCTGCTGGTTCTCGCTTGGGGATGTGGTGGCGGCGCTGGTTGTGCTGCGGATCTGTTTGCAGTTCTTGCTGCAGCATGTGGGGGTGGTGATGCTGCGGAAGAGGCGGCCGGAGCTGCGGAGGCCGTTTCGGATGTGGGCGTATCCGTTGCCGGCGCTGGTGGGGGTGGTGGGGTTCTGTTACATCCTGTTCGAGCGGGCGCGGTTTGAGCGGGAGTTGGTGCTGGCTGGGGTTGTGGCTTGTCTTGGGACGGCGGCCTATTGGGTGCGGGGTAGGGTTTTGGCGCGGTGA
- the msrP gene encoding protein-methionine-sulfoxide reductase catalytic subunit MsrP, with product MLIRKGGEIHSSEITPRDAFLKNTETRRSFLKGAAAVGVAALSGRAWADNKLKTVDSKYMVSETQTTMQKATTFNNFYEFGGDKSDPSHNAHTLQTRPWTIQLTGMVKKQQTVGIDDLMAYRPLESRVYRHRCVEAWSMVIPWDGYSLSELINFAEPLPSAKYVQFISNLNRKQMPEILGGFDWPYSEGLRMDEAMNPLTLLCFGCYGEALPNQNGAPVRVITPWKYGFKGAKSIVQIKFTDKQPRTLWNDSAPNEYGFYANVNPQVDHPRWSQARERRIDTGVFPHMVPTQMFNGYSDQVASMYNGMDLRKNY from the coding sequence ATGTTGATTCGCAAGGGCGGTGAGATTCACTCGTCGGAGATCACTCCCCGGGATGCGTTTTTGAAGAATACGGAGACGCGGCGGAGCTTCCTGAAGGGAGCCGCGGCGGTTGGTGTCGCGGCGCTGTCGGGGCGGGCCTGGGCGGACAACAAGCTGAAGACCGTCGACAGCAAGTACATGGTCAGCGAGACGCAGACCACCATGCAGAAGGCGACGACGTTCAATAACTTTTACGAGTTTGGCGGGGATAAGTCGGACCCTTCACATAACGCGCATACGCTGCAGACGCGGCCCTGGACGATTCAGTTGACGGGGATGGTGAAGAAGCAGCAGACCGTGGGAATCGATGACCTGATGGCTTACCGGCCGCTGGAGAGCCGCGTCTATCGGCATCGGTGCGTCGAGGCGTGGTCGATGGTGATTCCGTGGGACGGGTACTCGCTCTCGGAGCTGATCAACTTTGCCGAGCCTTTGCCTTCGGCGAAGTATGTGCAGTTTATTTCGAACCTGAACCGTAAGCAGATGCCGGAGATTCTTGGGGGCTTCGACTGGCCTTACTCCGAAGGGCTGCGGATGGATGAGGCGATGAATCCGCTGACGCTGCTTTGCTTCGGGTGCTATGGGGAGGCGTTGCCGAACCAGAATGGGGCTCCGGTGCGGGTGATTACGCCGTGGAAGTATGGGTTCAAGGGGGCGAAGTCGATCGTGCAGATCAAGTTCACGGATAAGCAGCCGAGGACGCTGTGGAACGACTCGGCTCCGAATGAGTATGGGTTTTATGCGAATGTGAACCCGCAGGTGGATCATCCTCGCTGGTCGCAGGCGAGGGAGAGGCGGATCGATACGGGCGTGTTTCCGCATATGGTGCCGACGCAGATGTTCAATGGCTACTCGGACCAGGTAGCTTCGATGTACAACGGGATGGATCTGAGGAAGAACTACTAG
- a CDS encoding GNAT family N-acetyltransferase, translating into MAAWTVRRIVPPVRGLEELIAEAGAEGFDFLDELIADWESGKYRFDGPHEGLFGVYVVDELVAIGALSVDPFVGRADTGRLRRIFVRKAWRRQGIGEGLVKALMVEAAKGYAIVRLRAETPYAAGLYERMGFVPIVDENASHERAVLGAIETGASVD; encoded by the coding sequence GTGGCGGCGTGGACGGTGCGGAGGATCGTGCCTCCGGTGCGCGGTCTGGAGGAGTTGATCGCCGAGGCTGGGGCGGAGGGTTTCGACTTTCTCGATGAGCTGATTGCGGATTGGGAGAGTGGGAAGTACCGGTTCGACGGGCCGCATGAGGGTTTGTTTGGGGTGTATGTGGTCGATGAACTGGTGGCGATTGGGGCACTGAGCGTGGACCCGTTCGTGGGGCGGGCGGATACGGGGCGGCTGCGGCGGATCTTCGTGCGGAAGGCGTGGCGGAGGCAGGGGATCGGCGAGGGGCTGGTGAAGGCCTTGATGGTTGAGGCGGCGAAGGGGTATGCGATCGTTCGGCTGCGGGCGGAGACGCCCTATGCGGCGGGGCTGTATGAGCGGATGGGGTTTGTGCCGATCGTGGATGAGAATGCCTCGCATGAGAGGGCGGTTTTGGGGGCGATAGAGACTGGCGCTTCGGTAGACTGA
- a CDS encoding sulfite oxidase heme-binding subunit YedZ, producing MPTRAIPYVKVLVHLICLFPLMGMIYAYRSGALANDADPVNTLTHWTGDWALWWLFVSLAVTPIRRLSPKLSNLIRFRRMLGLYAFVYATLHLSTYVFLFSGFDVQAALDGVRAGHLGVIGTQLKAVWPTMLDDVLKRKFIQVGLFAWVVLLALAVTSPTFMLRAMGGKNWQRLHRFVYAAAIAGCIHYWWMVKVGVRTPWKDSAVLAVLLGARVVWTVWNERRKAKMVAVKAA from the coding sequence ATGCCTACACGTGCGATTCCTTATGTCAAAGTCCTGGTTCACCTGATCTGCCTGTTTCCGCTGATGGGGATGATCTATGCCTATCGGTCGGGGGCGCTGGCGAACGATGCGGACCCGGTGAATACGCTGACGCACTGGACGGGCGACTGGGCGCTGTGGTGGCTGTTTGTTTCGCTGGCGGTGACGCCTATCAGACGGCTTAGTCCGAAGCTTTCGAATTTGATACGGTTTCGGCGGATGCTGGGCTTGTATGCGTTTGTTTATGCGACGCTGCATCTTTCGACCTATGTGTTTCTGTTCTCGGGATTCGATGTGCAGGCGGCACTGGACGGGGTGCGGGCAGGGCACCTGGGGGTGATCGGTACGCAGTTGAAGGCGGTCTGGCCAACGATGCTGGACGATGTGCTGAAGCGGAAGTTTATCCAGGTAGGTCTGTTTGCGTGGGTGGTTCTGCTGGCGCTGGCGGTGACTTCTCCGACGTTCATGCTGCGGGCGATGGGTGGGAAGAACTGGCAGAGGCTGCACCGGTTCGTTTATGCGGCGGCGATTGCCGGGTGCATTCACTACTGGTGGATGGTGAAGGTGGGAGTGAGGACGCCGTGGAAGGACTCGGCTGTGCTGGCGGTGCTGCTTGGGGCGAGGGTGGTCTGGACAGTCTGGAATGAGCGGCGGAAGGCTAAGATGGTGGCGGTGAAGGCAGCCTGA
- a CDS encoding DUF1800 domain-containing protein, with protein MFARTLGVMVLAGVVGASFGQGRKAPVGKPVASAKAVPKDVLVPLTARERAQQMLNRFTFGARPGEVERVLAEGPDQWFEEQLNPSAIKDDALAKRLGDFPTLGLTADQVLLRFPDRGAVEQVAKGLRPYPADPQLAALYEVQVWKYNDDLVKNKVDASGKKSFDPSPAKIDATKKAGQAEALRIAGELFALPKQQRMAALIKLPVAQRIAFTSYLQGDQRNQLLADFNPRERETFTAMAADVNSAYQIGQELAQAKMVRAVLSERQLQEVMADFWFNHFNVYVGKDADQWYTTSYDRDAIRKNALGKFRDLLMATAMSPAMMIYLDNWTSIGPDSKANAPAKPGGKPGNKGLNENYGREVMELHTVGVGGGYSQADVTALAAILTGWGVDRPYQGAGGFLFDPKKHEPGVKQWFGHAVPDAGMQEGVQALGILAASPKTAHFISWKLAQRFVADDPPAGLVDRMAATYMSSDGDIKAVLRTLAGSPEFNSKKYFRNKVKTPVEYLASAFRTTATDPSNPGALVNTAKTMGMPLFYALPPTGYYITAEQWMNSSALVDRLNFAYQLTNNKFSNQKFDSPHVLALGLMAQPAASAQPVGFTPGTEQGVDVVLGVLENTLIGGGVSAKTNELIHKQVEGQAGIGDAERLNLLTALVMGSPEFQVR; from the coding sequence ATGTTCGCTCGAACGCTTGGTGTCATGGTGCTGGCGGGGGTGGTGGGGGCTTCGTTTGGGCAGGGACGGAAGGCGCCGGTGGGGAAGCCTGTTGCTTCGGCGAAGGCTGTGCCAAAGGATGTGCTGGTTCCGTTGACGGCGCGGGAGCGGGCGCAGCAGATGCTGAACCGGTTTACGTTTGGGGCGCGACCGGGTGAGGTCGAGCGTGTCTTGGCCGAGGGGCCGGATCAGTGGTTTGAGGAGCAGTTGAATCCGTCCGCGATCAAGGATGATGCTCTGGCGAAGAGGCTTGGTGACTTTCCCACGCTTGGGTTGACGGCGGACCAGGTGCTGCTGCGGTTTCCGGATCGGGGAGCAGTGGAGCAGGTGGCGAAGGGGTTGAGGCCGTATCCGGCGGACCCGCAGTTGGCGGCGCTGTATGAGGTTCAGGTATGGAAGTACAACGACGACCTGGTGAAGAACAAGGTCGATGCCTCGGGAAAGAAATCGTTTGATCCAAGCCCGGCTAAGATCGATGCGACGAAGAAGGCGGGACAGGCAGAGGCCTTACGGATCGCGGGTGAGCTGTTTGCGCTGCCGAAGCAGCAGAGGATGGCGGCGCTGATCAAGCTGCCGGTGGCGCAGAGGATCGCGTTTACGAGCTATCTGCAAGGGGACCAGAGGAACCAGCTGCTGGCGGACTTCAACCCGAGGGAGCGCGAGACGTTTACCGCGATGGCGGCGGATGTGAACTCGGCTTACCAGATCGGGCAGGAGCTGGCGCAGGCGAAGATGGTGCGGGCGGTGTTGTCCGAGAGGCAATTGCAGGAGGTGATGGCGGATTTCTGGTTCAATCACTTCAACGTATACGTGGGGAAGGATGCGGACCAGTGGTACACGACGAGCTATGACCGGGATGCGATTCGGAAGAATGCGCTGGGGAAGTTTCGCGATCTGCTGATGGCGACGGCGATGAGCCCGGCGATGATGATTTATCTCGATAACTGGACGTCGATCGGACCGGATTCGAAGGCGAATGCTCCAGCGAAGCCTGGGGGGAAGCCGGGGAATAAAGGGCTCAACGAGAACTATGGCCGGGAGGTCATGGAGCTGCATACGGTCGGGGTGGGCGGCGGGTATTCGCAGGCGGATGTGACGGCGCTGGCGGCGATCCTGACGGGGTGGGGTGTTGATCGGCCTTATCAAGGGGCGGGTGGGTTCCTGTTCGATCCTAAAAAGCATGAGCCGGGGGTGAAGCAGTGGTTCGGGCATGCGGTTCCGGATGCGGGGATGCAGGAGGGAGTGCAGGCGCTGGGTATTCTGGCTGCTTCGCCGAAGACGGCGCACTTCATCTCGTGGAAGCTGGCACAGCGGTTCGTGGCGGACGATCCTCCGGCGGGGCTGGTGGACCGGATGGCGGCTACTTATATGAGCAGCGATGGGGACATCAAGGCGGTGCTGCGGACGCTGGCGGGTTCGCCGGAGTTCAACTCGAAGAAGTACTTCCGGAACAAGGTGAAGACGCCGGTAGAGTATCTTGCCTCGGCGTTCCGGACTACGGCTACTGATCCTTCGAATCCGGGGGCGCTGGTGAATACGGCGAAGACGATGGGGATGCCGCTCTTTTATGCGCTGCCTCCTACCGGGTATTACATTACGGCGGAGCAGTGGATGAACTCGAGCGCTCTGGTGGACCGGCTGAACTTCGCGTATCAGCTTACGAATAACAAGTTTTCGAATCAGAAGTTCGACTCGCCGCATGTGCTTGCGCTTGGGTTGATGGCGCAGCCGGCGGCTTCGGCTCAGCCTGTCGGGTTTACTCCGGGTACAGAACAGGGTGTGGATGTGGTGCTTGGGGTACTTGAGAATACGTTGATTGGCGGGGGTGTTTCAGCCAAGACGAATGAGTTGATTCACAAGCAGGTGGAGGGGCAGGCGGGGATTGGGGACGCGGAGAGGCTGAATCTGCTGACGGCGCTGGTGATGGGGTCGCCGGAGTTTCAGGTGCGGTAA
- a CDS encoding PIG-L deacetylase family protein: MALTTRKSLSGRKLMCIVAHPDDECYAFGGALALAAEEGVETYVICLTDGQAATNRGDAATSEHLGQMRRDEFADSCKVLGVTRHELLDYQDAQLEFADFSRTACLLVERIRAFQPDVVLTFNSDGGLNTHPDHAMVSCFASTAFHWAASAKRFPGAGPIFAPKRLFHVSTNYFLPERPAPLPPPYNIVLDIRSVFETKLEAFRQHTSQAPLMEKTKAIFAEHGHSEYYTLAAAIDPQPAPHLTSLFEGL; encoded by the coding sequence ATGGCTCTGACAACCAGGAAGTCCCTAAGCGGACGCAAGCTGATGTGCATCGTGGCCCATCCCGACGACGAATGCTATGCCTTCGGTGGGGCTCTCGCCCTCGCAGCGGAAGAGGGCGTCGAGACCTACGTAATCTGCCTCACCGACGGCCAGGCCGCCACCAACCGTGGCGATGCCGCCACCAGCGAGCACCTCGGCCAGATGCGCCGCGACGAGTTCGCCGACTCCTGCAAGGTCCTCGGCGTCACCCGCCACGAGCTTCTCGACTACCAGGACGCCCAGCTCGAGTTCGCCGACTTCTCCCGCACCGCTTGCCTCCTCGTCGAGCGCATCCGCGCCTTCCAGCCTGACGTTGTCCTCACCTTCAACTCCGACGGCGGCCTCAACACCCATCCCGACCACGCCATGGTCTCCTGCTTCGCCAGCACCGCCTTCCACTGGGCCGCCTCCGCCAAACGCTTTCCGGGTGCCGGCCCCATCTTCGCCCCGAAGCGCCTCTTCCACGTCAGCACAAACTACTTCCTGCCCGAGCGTCCCGCGCCCCTGCCCCCGCCCTACAACATCGTCCTCGACATCCGGTCCGTCTTCGAGACCAAGCTCGAAGCCTTCCGACAGCACACCTCTCAGGCCCCTCTGATGGAAAAGACAAAAGCCATCTTCGCTGAGCACGGCCACAGCGAGTACTACACCCTCGCCGCCGCCATCGACCCCCAGCCCGCTCCCCACCTCACCAGCCTCTTCGAGGGCCTCTAG
- a CDS encoding ribonuclease HII, whose product MPPKASPAQKKAITKATAKQRMLKQLICSSAPEEALRYHGYKQIAGVDEVGRGALFGPVVAAAVILPKTVNALAKAGLKDSKQLTREERESLDRRIRRVAVAISIAEVDAETIDRINIYQATRLAMLNAVLGLPIPPDHLIIDAMRLDHPCAQTKLFYGDALCLSIAAASVVAKVHRDALMRDLDLTHPQYGLASHKGYATPEHRRALTQHGPTPLHRQSFAPVRASDPNAPANIDELPDMEELLFEAEDLEVVESGEAWL is encoded by the coding sequence ATGCCGCCCAAAGCCAGCCCGGCCCAGAAGAAGGCGATCACCAAAGCCACAGCCAAGCAGCGCATGCTCAAGCAACTCATCTGCTCCAGCGCTCCCGAAGAAGCCCTCCGTTACCACGGTTACAAGCAGATTGCCGGAGTCGACGAAGTAGGCCGCGGAGCCCTCTTCGGACCCGTCGTCGCCGCCGCCGTCATCCTCCCCAAGACTGTCAACGCCCTCGCCAAAGCTGGCCTCAAGGACTCCAAGCAGCTCACCCGCGAAGAGCGGGAATCCCTCGACCGCCGCATCCGCCGCGTCGCCGTCGCCATCTCCATCGCCGAGGTCGACGCCGAGACCATCGATCGCATCAACATCTACCAGGCCACCCGCCTCGCCATGCTGAACGCCGTCCTCGGCCTCCCCATCCCCCCCGACCACCTCATCATCGACGCCATGCGCCTCGACCATCCCTGCGCCCAGACCAAGCTCTTCTATGGCGACGCCCTCTGCCTCTCCATCGCCGCCGCCTCCGTCGTCGCCAAGGTCCACCGCGACGCCCTCATGCGCGACCTCGACCTCACGCACCCGCAGTATGGCCTCGCCTCCCACAAGGGCTACGCCACTCCCGAACATCGCCGCGCCCTCACCCAGCACGGCCCCACCCCCCTCCACCGCCAGTCCTTCGCCCCCGTCCGCGCCTCCGACCCCAACGCCCCAGCGAACATCGACGAGCTCCCCGACATGGAAGAGCTCCTCTTCGAAGCCGAAGACTTGGAAGTAGTGGAATCAGGAGAAGCATGGCTCTGA
- the rplS gene encoding 50S ribosomal protein L19, translated as MSIHPIMQKLAAKLERTDLPAFAPGDTVRVQVKIKEGEKERLQAFEGMVIASRKGPQGTFTVRKMSFGQGVERIFPYNSKVVDKVEKIRSYEVRRAKLFYLRGLRGKAARLREVARAV; from the coding sequence ATGTCCATTCATCCAATCATGCAGAAACTGGCCGCGAAGCTCGAGCGGACCGATCTCCCCGCGTTTGCCCCCGGCGACACCGTCCGCGTTCAGGTCAAGATCAAGGAAGGCGAGAAAGAGCGCCTCCAGGCCTTCGAAGGCATGGTCATCGCCAGCCGCAAGGGCCCCCAGGGCACATTCACCGTCCGCAAGATGTCCTTCGGACAGGGCGTAGAGCGCATCTTCCCCTACAACTCCAAGGTAGTGGACAAGGTCGAGAAGATCCGCTCCTACGAAGTTCGCCGCGCCAAGCTCTTCTACCTCCGCGGCCTCCGCGGCAAGGCAGCCCGCTTGCGCGAGGTCGCCCGCGCCGTCTAA
- a CDS encoding DMT family transporter, whose translation MTTRSVLQILLLSAVWGVSFLLIRISGEAFPPLWIAMMRGSLGALLLWSALFLTGHKPPARKHLPWLLLVALFNNAIPFTCFAWGEQVVPSNTASVLNATTPIWTLLLTLAVYRTRIGWNVIGGVILGFAGVVLVVLNQSATMPVSVTHAQFLRGILLISTGALGYAIAAVIAKAKLQGVDPIGIAACQLGFAALMVAPLALTLGHPTNLHLANWLAIIVLGFAGSGLAYLLFFHLLTTISATHVVAVTYLLPIWGVFWGFIAHEHVGPGTFLGVGITIVGLGLMNLRRGPAAAPATASRPQAEEARS comes from the coding sequence ATGACCACCAGGTCCGTTCTCCAGATCCTCCTCCTCTCCGCCGTCTGGGGCGTGTCCTTCCTCCTCATTCGCATCTCCGGCGAAGCCTTCCCCCCACTCTGGATTGCCATGATGCGCGGCTCACTCGGAGCCCTCCTGCTTTGGAGCGCGCTCTTCCTCACCGGCCATAAGCCACCGGCGCGCAAACATCTTCCCTGGCTCCTCCTCGTCGCGCTCTTCAACAACGCCATCCCCTTCACCTGCTTCGCCTGGGGCGAGCAGGTCGTCCCAAGCAACACCGCCTCCGTCCTCAACGCCACCACACCCATCTGGACGCTCCTTCTCACCCTGGCCGTCTATCGCACGCGCATCGGCTGGAACGTCATCGGCGGCGTCATCCTCGGCTTCGCCGGGGTCGTTCTCGTAGTCCTCAACCAGTCCGCCACCATGCCCGTTAGCGTCACCCACGCGCAGTTCCTTCGCGGCATCCTCCTCATCTCCACCGGAGCCCTCGGCTACGCCATCGCCGCCGTCATCGCCAAGGCAAAGCTCCAGGGCGTCGACCCCATCGGCATCGCCGCCTGCCAGCTCGGCTTCGCTGCCCTCATGGTCGCGCCGCTCGCCCTTACCCTTGGCCATCCCACGAACCTTCATCTGGCCAACTGGCTCGCCATCATCGTCCTCGGCTTCGCCGGAAGCGGACTCGCCTATCTCCTCTTCTTCCATCTCCTTACCACCATCTCCGCCACCCACGTCGTAGCCGTCACCTACCTCCTGCCCATCTGGGGAGTCTTCTGGGGCTTTATCGCCCATGAGCACGTAGGCCCGGGCACGTTCCTTGGCGTCGGCATCACCATCGTGGGACTCGGCCTCATGAACCTCCGCCGCGGACCCGCCGCCGCGCCCGCCACAGCCTCGCGCCCGCAAGCCGAAGAGGCCCGCTCTTGA